One Microcebus murinus isolate Inina chromosome 10, M.murinus_Inina_mat1.0, whole genome shotgun sequence DNA segment encodes these proteins:
- the LOC105865874 gene encoding olfactory receptor 6C68 translates to MRNHTAITTFILLGLTEDPQLQVLLFIFLFLTYMLSVTGNLTIITLTMVDAHLKTPMYFFLQNFSFLEISFTTACVPRFLYSISTGDRTITYNACVTQLFLTDLFGVTEFFLLATMSYDRYVAICKPLHYMTIMNNKVCKTMVICCWMAAFMIILPPLSLGFDLEFCDSNVIDHFGCDASPILKISCSDTWLIEQMVIVCAVLTFIITLMCVALSYIYIIRTILRIPSVQQKKKAISTCSSHMIVVSITYGSCIFIYVKPSAKEEVNINKGVSVLMSSISPMLNPFIYTLRNNQVKQAVSDSIKKIAFLFKK, encoded by the coding sequence ATGCGAAACCACACAGCAATAACAACGTTCATCCTTCTGGGACTGACAGAAGACCCACAGCtgcaagttttgctttttatttttctatttctcacctACATGTTGAGTGTAACTGGAAATCTGACCATCATTACTCTCACTATGGTGGATGCTCACCTTAAAACtcccatgtatttttttctccaaaatttttctttcttagaaatctCATTTACAACTGCTTGTGTTCCAAGATTCCTGTACAGTATATCAACTGGGGACAGAACAATTACCTATAATGCCTGTGTCACTCAACTATTTTTAACAGATCTCTTTGGGGtaactgaattttttcttttggctaCCATGTCATACgatcgctatgtggccatctgcaaaccctTGCATTATATGACAATCATGAACAACAAAGTGTGCAAAACAATGGTTATTTGTTGTTGGATGGCAGCATTTATGATTATTCTCCCACCACTTAGCTTAGGTTTTGATCTGGAATTCTGTGACTCTAATGTCATTGATCATTTTGGTTGTGATGCATCTCCTATCCTGAAGATATCATGCTCAGACACATGGTTAATAGAACAGATGGTGATAGTGTGTGCTGTGTTGACATTCATCATCACACTCATGTGTGTAGCTCTTTCCTACATTTATATCATCAGAACTATTCTAAGAATCCCTTCtgttcaacaaaagaaaaaagccattTCTACCTGTTCTTCACACATGATCGTGGTTTCCATCACCTATGGCAGCTGTATCTTCATCTATGTTAAACCATCTGCAAAAGAAGAGGTAAACATTAATAAAGGTGTGTCAGTGCTTATGTCTTCCATATCACCTATGTTGAATCCTTTCATATATACCCTGAGAAATAACCAGGTTAAACAGGCCGTTAGTGACTCAATCaaaaaaattgcatttctctTTAAGAAGTAA